The following are from one region of the Lacinutrix sp. Bg11-31 genome:
- a CDS encoding YkgJ family cysteine cluster protein, with protein MQDIINNLPKLAKDKHKENKSFFTKLKKRPPKKLDYIMQELHEEEFEKTDCLECANCCKTTGPLFTDKDVDRIAKHFKMKTQKFVDQFLRVDEDNDYVLQSVPCTFLGADNYCSIYEVRPKACSEFPHTDRKKFQQISNLTMQNVAICPAAFNIVEKMKELIKL; from the coding sequence ATGCAAGACATTATCAATAATCTTCCAAAGCTCGCCAAAGATAAGCATAAGGAAAATAAATCCTTTTTTACTAAGCTTAAAAAAAGGCCGCCAAAAAAATTGGATTATATCATGCAGGAATTGCATGAGGAAGAGTTTGAAAAAACCGATTGTCTAGAATGTGCTAACTGTTGCAAAACCACAGGACCTTTATTTACAGATAAGGATGTAGATCGAATTGCGAAGCATTTTAAAATGAAAACTCAAAAATTTGTAGATCAGTTTTTAAGAGTAGATGAAGACAACGATTACGTATTACAAAGTGTGCCATGTACTTTTTTAGGAGCCGATAATTATTGCTCAATCTACGAAGTAAGACCAAAAGCTTGTAGCGAGTTCCCACATACAGATAGAAAGAAGTTTCAGCAAATCTCTAATTTAACAATGCAAAATGTTGCAATTTGTCCTGCCGCTTTCAATATTGTAGAGAAAATGAAGGAACTGATTAAGTTGTAG
- a CDS encoding DUF2059 domain-containing protein, giving the protein MKNIFTLLLFLSVSVTSFAQVDAYSEDVKKCVISNGTMSYYDDVMEQMYQMLKVQFTDKKVPDAIWTEVKKGKSVAMDELAQMMVSAYRGHFTHEDVKKMNTLYASKAGKSMFKKDGLSEGDKVILNEFYKSDTGQKILGSQDSMNESMSRISEMWSSGVYRGVIALLSEKGYNL; this is encoded by the coding sequence ATGAAAAATATTTTTACACTACTATTATTTTTAAGCGTATCGGTAACCAGTTTTGCGCAAGTAGATGCCTATAGTGAAGACGTTAAAAAGTGCGTTATAAGCAACGGAACAATGTCTTATTATGATGATGTAATGGAACAAATGTATCAAATGTTAAAAGTTCAGTTTACAGATAAAAAAGTGCCAGATGCAATATGGACAGAGGTAAAAAAAGGTAAATCTGTAGCAATGGACGAATTAGCACAAATGATGGTATCTGCATACAGAGGGCATTTTACGCATGAAGATGTAAAAAAGATGAATACTTTATATGCTTCTAAAGCAGGAAAGAGCATGTTTAAAAAAGATGGATTATCAGAAGGCGATAAGGTAATATTAAATGAGTTTTATAAAAGCGATACAGGACAGAAAATTTTAGGTTCTCAAGATTCTATGAACGAGTCTATGAGCAGGATTTCCGAGATGTGGAGTAGTGGTGTTTATCGTGGAGTCATTGCTTTATTATCTGAGAAAGGTTATAATTTGTAG
- a CDS encoding sterol desaturase family protein, with amino-acid sequence MENIITYFENIPTLHRSILLVGGITLFWLLEGILPLFNFKYKKWKHALPNLFFTLTTIIINFALAFALLETADWVTTNNFGIINWLPEMPFWLYVVLGVLLLDFVGAYLAHFTEHKISVLWMVHLVHHSDHEVDTTSANRHHPLESVIRFIFTLAGVFIIGAPIGIVMLYQSMSLIFTQFTHANIKMPKQLDKLLSYIIVSPDMHKVHHHYKLPYTDSNYGNIFSIWDRIFGTYMHLDRTEIVYGVDTFPNAEENASLKHLLKQPFHKYRKPTNQITK; translated from the coding sequence TTGGAAAACATAATCACCTATTTCGAAAATATACCTACACTGCATAGAAGTATTCTTCTAGTTGGAGGTATTACTTTATTCTGGCTATTAGAAGGCATTTTACCATTATTTAATTTCAAGTATAAAAAATGGAAGCATGCATTGCCTAACTTATTCTTTACGCTAACAACTATAATAATTAATTTCGCATTAGCCTTTGCTTTATTAGAAACTGCAGATTGGGTAACTACAAATAACTTTGGTATTATTAATTGGCTTCCAGAAATGCCGTTTTGGTTATATGTAGTTTTAGGTGTTTTACTTTTAGATTTTGTAGGTGCTTATTTGGCGCATTTTACAGAACATAAAATTAGTGTGTTGTGGATGGTACATTTGGTACACCATAGCGATCATGAAGTAGATACAACTTCTGCAAATAGACACCATCCTTTAGAAAGTGTTATTCGTTTTATATTCACCTTAGCAGGTGTTTTTATAATAGGTGCACCAATTGGTATTGTAATGCTATATCAATCTATGTCACTAATATTTACACAGTTTACGCATGCCAATATTAAAATGCCAAAGCAGTTAGATAAACTATTAAGTTATATAATTGTGTCACCAGATATGCACAAAGTACACCATCATTATAAGCTGCCATATACAGATTCTAATTACGGAAATATATTCTCAATATGGGATCGCATTTTTGGTACTTATATGCATTTAGATCGAACCGAAATTGTTTACGGAGTAGATACGTTTCCAAATGCAGAAGAAAATGCAAGTTTAAAGCATCTTTTAAAACAACCTTTTCATAAATATAGAAAACCAACCAATCAAATTACGAAATAG
- a CDS encoding bifunctional 2-polyprenyl-6-hydroxyphenol methylase/3-demethylubiquinol 3-O-methyltransferase UbiG yields MKKDLFGKALLDFYNGNTSEDIITSTNISDEDILPLDYLFRNYAEMPKLEKEALKLAKGSILDVGCGAGSHSLHLQQEGFNVKAIDISKGAIEICKKRGVLNAELLPLLDEKETFDTILLLMNGTGIFQTVIALPKYLAHLKSLLNANGQILIDSCDIKYMYEDEDGGFWQDLNSGYHGELDYFLSYKGEKEAPMKWLYLDSSTLNTACASVGLHCEIVAKGEYFDYLAKLYVKL; encoded by the coding sequence ATGAAAAAAGACTTATTCGGAAAAGCATTATTAGATTTTTATAACGGAAATACCTCGGAAGACATTATTACGTCTACAAATATTTCTGATGAAGATATTTTGCCTCTAGATTATTTATTTAGAAATTATGCTGAAATGCCAAAACTTGAAAAAGAAGCACTAAAACTTGCCAAAGGAAGCATATTAGATGTTGGTTGTGGCGCTGGAAGTCATAGTTTACACCTGCAACAAGAAGGTTTCAATGTAAAAGCGATAGACATCTCTAAAGGCGCTATTGAAATCTGTAAAAAGCGAGGCGTTTTAAATGCTGAATTATTGCCACTTTTAGACGAAAAAGAAACATTCGATACTATCCTTTTGTTAATGAATGGTACTGGCATTTTTCAAACTGTAATAGCTTTACCTAAATATTTAGCGCATTTAAAAAGTTTATTGAATGCTAATGGTCAAATTCTAATAGATTCTTGCGATATTAAATACATGTACGAAGATGAAGATGGTGGCTTTTGGCAAGATCTAAACTCTGGTTATCATGGTGAGTTAGATTATTTTTTAAGCTATAAAGGAGAAAAAGAAGCACCAATGAAATGGTTATACCTTGACAGTAGCACTTTAAATACTGCTTGCGCTTCGGTTGGGTTGCATTGTGAAATTGTAGCTAAAGGAGAGTATTTCGATTATTTAGCAAAGCTGTATGTTAAATTATAA